One segment of Cyprinus carpio isolate SPL01 chromosome B20, ASM1834038v1, whole genome shotgun sequence DNA contains the following:
- the LOC109113615 gene encoding gap junction Cx32.2 protein-like yields the protein MGDWGFLSALLDKVQSHSTVIGKIWMSVLFIFRILVLGAAAESVWGDEQSNLVCNTMQPGCENVCYDWQFPISHIRFWVLQIIFVSTPTLLYLGHAVQVIHQEKKLREKIQRLGEGHKLKAPKYTDESGHIKIKGNLLGSYLTQLFFKIILEIAFIVGQYYLYGFVMIAKFSCSQSPCPYTVECFMSRPTEKTIFIIFMLVVACVSLLLNVIEVFYLLCTRVGCRSSKTRTHNITSAKNPASLPSSWMSSEVALKQNKMNQQYESGQSLGGSLDGAKEEKQLMEDHSI from the coding sequence ATGGGAGACTGGGGATTTCTCTCGGCATTATTAGACAAAGTACAGTCTCACTCCACCGTCATCGGCAAGATATGGATGAGCGTCCTTTTCATCTTCAGGATCTTGGTGCTGGGAGCAGCGGCGGAGAGCGTTTGGGGTGATGAGCAATCTAATTTGGTTTGCAACACGATGCAACCCGGTTGCGAGAACGTGTGCTACGACTGGCAGTTCCCCATCTCTCATATCCGCTTCTGGGTCTTGCAGATCATATTTGTATCCACTCCTACTTTGCTGTACCTGGGCCATGCAGTGCAAGTCATTCACCAAGAGAAAAAACTCAGGGAGAAGATACAAAGACTCGGCGAGGGCCACAAGTTGAAGGCCCCCAAATACACAGATGAAAGTGGTCACATCAAAATTAAAGGAAACCTGCTCGGCAGCTATCTAACccagttgttttttaaaatcattttggagATTGCGTTCATTGTCGGACAGTATTATTTATACGGCTTTGTAATGATTGCCAAGTTTTCATGTTCCCAATCCCCTTGCCCTTACACTGTAGAATGTTTCATGTCTCGTCCAACAGAGAAGACCATCTTCATCATCTTTATGCTAGTGGTAGCCTGTGTGTCTCTGCTACTGAATGTCATAGAGGTGTTTTACCTGCTGTGCACCAGGGTCGGATGCCGGAGCAGCAAGACACGGACACATAATATCACTTCAGCTAAAAACCCCGCAAGTTTGCCATCATCCTGGATGTCTTCTGAAGTTGCGCTGAAGCAAAACAAAATGAACCAACAGTACGAGAGCGGGCAGAGTCTTGGAGGAAGCCTGGATGGGgcgaaagaagaaaaacaattgaTGGAAGACCATTCGATTTAG
- the LOC109113613 gene encoding gap junction Cx32.2 protein-like, with product MGEWGFLSKLLDKVQSHSTVIGKVWLTVLFVFRIMVLGAGAEKVWSDEQSKMICNTKQPGCTNVCYDHTFPISHIRFWVLQIIFVSTPTLLYFGHVLHILHKEKKLRQKIESHEEKQGLKHPKYTDDHGKVIIKGQLLGSYLTSLFAKILLEAAFIAGQYYIYGFIMIPKIECSQSPCPHTVECYMSRPTEKTIFIIFMLVVSCISLLLNVIEMFYLICRRSKRHRGTKKSTFSQGLNGSKMYIT from the coding sequence ATGGGAGAGTGGGGCTTTCTCTCCAAGCTGCTGGACAAAGTGCAGTCTCACTCCACGGTCATTGGGAAGGTGTGGCTCACTGTCCTCTTTGTCTTCAGGATCATGGTTCTCGGAGCCGGGGCTGAAAAGGTGTGGAGCGACGAACAATCAAAAATGATCTGCAACACTAAGCAACCTGGTTGTACGAACGTGTGTTACGATCACACCTTTCCAATCTCCCACATTCGCTTCTGGGTACTTCAGATTATCTTTGTGTCGACGCCAACGCTTCTATACTTCGGCCACGTTCTGCATATCCTCCACAAAGAAAAGAAACTGAGACAGAAGATTGAAAGCCATGAGGAAAAGCAAGGCCTCAAACATCCCAAATACACTGACGATCATGGCAAAGTTATAATCAAGGGCCAGTTGTTAGGTAGTTACCTAACCAGCTTGTTTGCTAAGATCTTGCTTGAGGCTGCGTTTATCGCAGGCCAGTATTATATTTACGGTTTCATAATGATCCCCAAGATAGAATGCTCCCAATCTCCTTGCCCTCACACGGTTGAGTGTTACATGTCTCGTCCCACAGAGAAAACCATCTTTATCATCTTCATGCTGGTAGTGTCGTGTATCTCTCTGCTTCTGAACGTGATCGAGATGTTCTACCTGATATGCCGCAGGTCAAAGAGACATCGTGGCACAAAGAAGAGCACGTTCTCGCAAGGTTTAAACGGATCTAAGATGTACATTACATGA
- the LOC109113614 gene encoding gap junction Cx32.2 protein-like: MGDWGFLSKLLDKVQSNSTSIGKVWLTVLLIFRIMVLGAGLDKVWGDEQSSMVCNIKTPGCLNACYDHVFPISHMRFWVLQIIFVATPNLVYLGYVLHVIHKENKLRQHLQNQEEKRGVKLPKYTDDKGKIYYKGSLLCCYMLSLIVTILFEAGFIVAQYYLIGLWMPAQLECKVDPCPAVGLHCFTSRPTEKTVFIVFMLVVACVSLALNLGEIFYLMGRRGEHKRRTSAVAEMQKSTPTEIFC; the protein is encoded by the coding sequence ATGGGCGACTGGGGATTCCTCTCCAAGCTTTTAGACAAAGTGCAGTCTAACTCAACCAGTATTGGGAAAGTGTGGCTGACGGTTCTTCTGATCTTCAGAATAATGGTTCTTGGAGCTGGACTGGATAAAGTCTGGGGAGATGAACAGTCCAGTATGGTCTGCAACATCAAAACTCCTGGTTGCTTGAACGCGTGCTACGACCATGTCTTCCCCATTTCCCACATGCGATTCTGGGTGCTCCAAATCATCTTTGTGGCCACGCCAAATCTGGTCTACCTTGGCTATGTTCTGCACGTCATCCACAAGGAAAACAAACTGAGGCAGCATTTACAAAACCAGGAAGAGAAACGTGGGGTAAAACTGCCCAAATACACTGATGACAAAGGGAAGATTTATTACAAAGGGAGCCTGCTTTGTTGCTATATGTTGAGTCTCATTGTCACCATTTTGTTTGAAGCAGGGTTCATTGTGGCCCAGTACTATTTAATCGGCCTTTGGATGCCTGCACAGCTAGAATGTAAGGTAGATCCTTGCCCTGCAGTCGGTCTGCATTGTTTTACATCCCGCCCAACTGAAAAGACCGTCTTCATTGTCTTCATGCTTGTTGTGGCGTGTGTGTCTTTAGCTTTAAATCTAGGAGAGATATTCTATCTGATGGGTCGTAGAGGCGAACACAAGAGGAGGACATCTGCAGTGGCTGAGATGCAGAAATCAACCCCCACTGAGATATTTTGTTGA
- the LOC109113610 gene encoding gap junction Cx32.2 protein-like: MGDWGFLSALLDKVQSHSTVIGKIWMSVLFIFRILVLGAGAENVWGDERSNLVCNTNTPGCDNVCYDWKFPISHIRFWVMQIIFVSTPTLVYLGHVVHIIHKENKLREELKINPMSKSPKYTNEKGKVEIKGSMLGSYLTQLFIKIIFEVAFIVGQYYLFGFIMERKFHCQQLPCTVVTECFVSRPTEKTIFIIFMLVVACVSLALNVLEVFYLLCKRISGRNKKYRNVMYAGDSRYPSPFPMELDSAHGMRHNELNMAFQNRWVQSKGSLDEAKPEP, encoded by the coding sequence ATGGGAGATTGGGGATTCCTCTCAGCTTTACTGGACAAAGTACAGTCCCACTCCACCGTCATCGGCAAGATATGGATGAGCGTCCTCTTCATCTTCAGGATCCTGGTGCTGGGAGCAGGAGCTGAGAATGTGTGGGGTGATGAGCGATCCAACTTAGTGTGCAACACCAACACGCCTGGTTGCGATAACGTGTGCTATGACTGGAAGTTCCCCATCTCTCATATTCGCTTCTGGGTTATGCAGATCATCTTCGTTTCCACTCCAACTTTGGTGTATCTGGGCCACGTGGTGCACATCATCCACAAAGAGAACAAACTGAGAGAGGAGCTGAAAATAAACCCGATGTCAAAGTCTCCAAAATATACAAACGAAAAAGGGAAGGTTGAAATCAAAGGAAGCATGCTGGGTAGTTACTTGACCCAgctgtttattaaaatcatttttgaggtGGCTTTCATCGTTGGACAGTATTATCTGTTTGGATTTATCATGGAGCGTAAGTTCCACTGTCAGCAGTTGCCATGTACGGTGGTGACAGAGTGTTTCGTGTCTAGACCCACAGAGAAAACCATCTTCATTATCTTCATGTTGGTGGTGGCATGTGTGTCTCTGGCCTTAAATGTTCTAGAAGTCTTCTATTTGCTTTGTAAGAGGATTAGTGgaagaaataagaaatatagGAATGTAATGTATGCTGGCGATTCCCGTTATCCTTCACCTTTTCCAATGGAACTTGATTCTGCTCATGGAATGAGACACAATGAGTTAAACATGGCCTTTCAGAACAGATGGGTTCAGAGCAAAGGCAGCCTTGATGAAGCCAAACCTGAGCCATAG
- the LOC109113609 gene encoding gap junction alpha-1 protein: MGDWSALGRLLDKVQAYSTAGGKIWLSVLFIFRILVLGTAVESAWGDEQSAFKCNTQQPGCENVCYDKSFPISHVRFWVLQIIFVSTPTLLYLAHVFYLMRKEEKLNRREEELKAVQNDGGDVELHLKKIELKKFKHGLEEHGKVKMKGALLRTYIVSILFKSIFEVGFLLLQWYIYGFSLSAVYTCERSPCPHRVDCFLSRPTEKTIFIVFMLVVSLVSLLLNIIELVYVLFKRIKDRVKGRQNQFPTGTLSPTPKELSTTKYAYYNGCSSPTAPLSPMSPPGYKLATGERTNSCRNYNKQANEQNWANYSTEQNRLGQNGSTISNSHAQAFDYPDDTHEHKKLTPGHELQPLALIDARPCSRASSRMSSRARPDDLDV; encoded by the coding sequence ATGGGTGACTGGAGTGCGTTGGGAAGACTTCTTGACAAGGTGCAGGCCTACTCCACGGCCGGAGGGAAAATCTGGCTCTCCGTGCTCTTCATCTTCCGGATCCTAGTTCTGGGCACGGCAGTGGAGTCGGCCTGGGGTGACGAGCAGTCAGCTTTCAAGTGCAATACCCAGCAACCCGGTTGCGAGAATGTCTGCTACGACAAATCGTTCCCCATCTCGCACGTGCGCTTCTGGGTGCTTCAGATCATCTTTGTGTCCACGCCTACGCTCCTGTACCTGGCGCACGTTTTCTATCTGATGCGCAAGGAGGAGAAGCTCAACCGCAGGGAGGAGGAGCTGAAGGCTGTGCAGAATGACGGGGGTGACGTCGAGCTCCATCTCAAGAAGATCGAGCTCAAGAAGTTCAAGCATGGCCTGGAGGAGCACGGCAAGGTGAAGATGAAGGGTGCCCTGCTGCGCACCTACATCGTCAGCATCCTTTTCAAGTCCATCTTTGAGGTGGGCTTCCTGTTGCTCCAGTGGTACATCTACGGCTTCAGCCTGTCCGCCGTGTACACGTGCGAGCGTTCGCCTTGCCCACATCGGGTGGACTGTTTCCTCTCCCGCCCCACGGAGAAGACCATCTTCATTGTCTTCATGCTGGTGGTTTCGCTCGTGTCACTTTTGCTCAACATCATCGAGCTCGTCTACGTGCTCTTCAAACGGATCAAGGACCGCGTGAAAGGCCGCCAAAACCAGTTCCCCACCGGCACCCTGAGCCCCACGCCAAAGGAACTGTCCACAACCAAATATGCCTACTACAATGGCTGCTCCTCGCCGACCGCGCCGCTCTCGCCAATGTCGCCTCCGGGCTACAAGCTAGCCACCGGCGAGCGAACCAACTCTTGTCGCAATTACAACAAGCAGGCCAACGAGCAGAACTGGGCCAACTACAGCACGGAACAGAACCGTCTGGGCCAGAACGGCAGCACCATCTCCAATTCGCACGCTCAGGCCTTCGACTACCCTGACGACACTCACGAGCACAAGAAACTGACACCGGGCCACGAGCTGCAGCCGCTGGCGTTGATAGACGCTCGGCCGTGCAGCCGTGCCAGCAGCCGAATGAGCAGTCGAGCGAGGCCTGATGACCTGGACGTCTAG